The Bacillota bacterium genomic sequence ACTTCCGCCTGCCCCGCCCCCACGGTTTCCACAAAGATAACCTCGAAACCCGCGGCATCCAGCAGCCACACCACATCACCCGTGGCCCGCGACAGGCCCCCCAGAGAGCCCCGTGTAGCCAGGCTGCGGATGAAGACGCCTTCGTCCAGGGCGTGCTCCTGCATGCGGAGCCGGTCTCCCAGGAGCGCCCCACCGGTGAAGGGGCTGGTGGGGTCTACCGCCACCACCCCCACGGTGAAACCCTGGCGGCGGCAGTGGCCCGTCAGGGCCCCCACCAGGGTACTCTTTCCTGCCCCGGGGGCTCCGGTGACACCCACGACAAAGGCATTCCCGGTATGCGGGAACGCCTCTTTCACCAGTTGCCGACCTTCTTCGCCCCCGTCCTCAACCCTGGAAATGGCCCGGGCCAGGGCCCGCCGATTGCCGCGCCTGATCTCGTCTACTAGCGACATTCCTGTCCCTGCAACCTCTCCTTGACGAACCGGGCGATTGCTTCCGTCGAAGTTCCCGGCCCGAACACGGCCGCCACGCCGTGTTCCTGCAAGAACGGCACGTCCTCCTCCGGGATTATACCACCCACCAGCACCAGGACGTCTTCCCTGCCCTTTTCCCGCAGCAGTTCCACCACCCGCGGCACCAGGGTGTTGTGAGCCCCGGAGAGGATGCTCAGTCCTACCACGTCCACGTCCTCCTGCACCGCCGTCTCGGCGATCTGCTCCGGAGTCTGGTGCAGGCCGGTGTAGATGACCTCCATGCCGGCATCACGCAGGGCCCGCGCCACCACCTTCGCCCCCCGGTCGTGGCTGTCCAGCCCGGGCTTGGCAATCAAAACGCGCACCGGCCGCTTCACCCTTTCACCCCCACTGAACCTCAGTACAGGGCGGGCTCCCGGAAGGTACCGAAAACACCGCGCAGCGTATCCATCATTTCCCCCAGGGTGCAGTAAGCACGCACGCACTCCAGGATGGGGTACATCAGGTTGCCCGTGCCACGGGCCTCCTCTTCCAGCCGCCGCAGGCATTGCCGAACCACGCCCTCGTCACGTCCCGCCTTCACCTGCCGCAGGTGGGCAATCTGCCGCCGCTCCACCTCGGGATCGACGCGCAGGATGGGGATGGAGATCTTCTCCTCCACCACGTACTTGTTGACCCCCACCACCACCTGCTCTCCCGTCTCGAGCGCCTTCTGGTACCGGTAAGCGCTGTCGGCGATCTCCCGCTGGGGGAAGCCCGCTTCGATGGCCCTGATCATCCCGCCCAAAGCCTCGATCCTGCGGAAGTACTCTTCCGCCTGCTCCTCCATCTGGTTGGTGAGCGCCTCCACGAAGTAAGACCCGGCCAGGGGATCGATGGTGTTCGCCACGCCCGACTCCTCCGCCAGGATCTGCTGGGTGCGCAGGGCAATGCGCACCGCCTTCTCGCTGGGGAGAGCCAGGGCCTCATCCATGGAGTTGGTGTGCAGGGACTGGGTGCCGCCCAGCACGGCAGCCAGGGCCTGGACGGTGGTGCGGACAATGTTGCACTCGGGTTGCTGGGCGGTGAGAGAACAACCAGCCGTCTGGGTGTGGAAGCGCATCAGCCACGAACGCGGGTTGCGCGCGGCGAAACGCTCCCGCATGTGCCGGGCCCAGATGCGCCGGGCAGCCCGGTACTTGGCCACCTCCTCGAACAGGTCGTTGTGGGCGTTGAAGAAAAAGGAGAGGCGGGGAGCGAAGTCGTCCACGTTAAGCCCCCGTTCGATCCCGGCCTGCACATAAGCGAAACCGTCCGCCAGGGTGAAGGCCAGCTCCTGCACCGCGGTGGCACCCGCTTCCCGGATGTGATATCCGGAAATGGAGATGGTGTTCCACCGCGGCACATGGCGGGCACCGAACTCGAAGGTATCCACTATCAGGCGCATGGAAGGCGCAGGGGGGAATACGAAGGTCTTCTGGGCGATGTACTCTTTGAGGATGTCGTTCTGGATGGTGCCGGATACCTCATCCCAGCTCACTCCCTGCTTCTGGGCCACCACCAGGTACATGGCCCACAGGATGGCCGCGGGAGCGTTGATGGTCATGGAGGTGGACACCTGGCCGAGCGGGATACCTCGGAACAGTCTCTCCATATCATCCAGGGTGTCGATGGCCACCCCCAGCTTGCCCACCTCGCCCGAGGCACGGGGGTGGTCGGAATCATACCCTAAGAGAGTAGGGAAATCGAAGGCCGTGGAGAGACCCGTCTCCCCGTGCTCCAGGAGGTACTTGAAGCGGGCGTTGGTGTCTTCGGCCGTACCGAATCCAGAGAACTGGCGCATGGTCCAGAGCCGGCCACGGTACATGGTAGGGTACACCCCGCGCACGAAGGGGTACTGGCCCGGGTCCCCCAGGTCGCGCTCGTAATCCAGCTCGGCGATGTCCTCCGGGCGATAAACGGCCTTGATCACCTGCCCCGACACGGTGGTGAACACACCCTTCCGCTCGGCGGCATCGGGCATGTTAATCCCCTCCCCCTAATGGTGTCGCCTTGCCGCTACAGGTAGAAAGCCAGTTGCTCCAGTTCCAGACTTACGTCAGATTGCTGCAGGTGGACCTGAGGAGGGACCTGCAGTTTGCAGGGAGCAAAGTTGAGGATGGCCCGTACCCCGCCCGCAACGCAGAGGTCTGCCACGGCTTGGGCCGCGGAAGCAGGCACGGCGATCATCATGATTTTCAGCTTCAATTCCCGGGCCAGGGTGGGGATGGAAGAGGACGGCGAAACCTCCACGTTGTCGATCCGGCTGCCCACCTTGGCGGGGTCGTTGTCGAACAGGGCTACCAGGCGAAAGGGATAATTCTGGTCGGCCGCCCAGCGCCTCAGGGTGTACCGGGCCAGGGCCGTGCCCAGTTCACCCACGCCCACGATGCCCACGTTGAGCGGGCGGCTGATGTTCAGGATGCGGCGCAGCTCATCACGCAAAAAGCGGGCCTGGTACCCCACACCCTGTTTCCCAAACTCGCCAAAAAGAGCCAGATCCTTGCGCACCTGGGCTGCCGACACGCCGGCTCTATCCCCCAGCTCCTGCGAGGAGATAAAGCGGTCGTGATCGCCGGGCCCCAGTTCCTCCAGCACGCGCAAATACATGGCCAGCCTGCGCACCACTACGTCGGGGACCCGCCTTCTCCGCACCGGTAGCCCCCCTCGCCGGCTGGATTTGGCCCTTCATCCAGACTATTCTACGGAGGCCGGCCCCTTCCCTGTTTGAAGTACCCGACCCCACTACCTCAAGCGGGACCACCCTACCCCCCGCTGGCTCCAGAGCGGGTACGGGGCACGGTTCCCCAGTGCAGGGCCGCCACACCAGGGGGCAGCACGCGGTACTGCACCTCCGTCAGACCGGCTGCTGCGAATGCGGCCGCCAGATCCCCCAGGTCTGGCAGGTAGGCCAGCGACCGGGGAAGGTAACTGTAAGGACGCAAGGGGCCCCCGGCCACCGGCCGCCTGAACCCGGCCAGCAACCCCAGCAGGGGTACGACGGTGTAAAAGTACGGGTAAAACCAGGCTCGCACCCAGCGGGAGGGAGGCCGGCACACTTCCAGGGCAACCACCCTCCCCCCCGGCCTCACCACTCGCGCCATCTCGGCCAGGCAGCGGGGAATGTCGCTCACGTTGCGCAGTGCAAACCCGATGGCGGCACAGTCGAAGGACCCGTCCGGGAAAGGCAGCTGCAGGGCATCCCCCGTCACGAAGTGGATCTCGACCGGTTCACCTTCTGCGGAGGCGAACTCCAGCGAGCCGGGGCCCGCGTGCCGGCCCCTGCCGGGCCCGGTACGGCCGGTGCGAGTGGCCTGCCAGTGAGCGGCTTTGCCGCGCGCGATGGCCAGCATGCGGGGTGAGAAGTCGAGCCCCACCACCCGGCCCCCGGGCGCTACCTGCCGGGCCATGATGAGGGCGAGTTCGCCGGTTCCGCAGCACACATCCAGGGCCGCCTGCCCGGGCCGCAGGAAGGTGACCTGTGCGAAACACCGCTGCCAGCGCAAAACATAACCCCCCGTCATCACGGTGTTCATGAGATCGTACCGGGGGGCAATGGTGTCAAAAAGCTTCCGCACGAAGGCCTCCTTTTCCTGCCCCGGGCGTGGCAGCCCGCCGCCATCACCGCTTTGCCGGTCGGATTGGGGGTGCACACCGGGGCCACCTCCATGCGGCCCGGGCTGCGGCGCCGGGGCGAGGCCAGCCGTCCGGTGTGGGGGTAGCCGGGCGGGGGCGGTCTTGCGGGAGGTCATACGAAGCGCCACGGGCAGGCTACCCGTTCCAGCAGGTCGAGTACAAGGTACAGGCCCATCCCCAGGGCCGCCATGGCCAGCACGCCGGCAAACACGTCGTCCCACCCCAGCCTGGTCCAGGCCAGCATGATGAAGTAGCCGATCCCGCTCTGGGAAGCCCACGTTTCCGCCAGGAAGAGTACGGCGATGGCGGTGCCCAGCCCCACCCGCAGGGACGTGAAGACGGCGGGCAGCACCGCCGGCCATACCACATGCCGGTACACATCCAGCGCGGACGCCCCCAGGGAGCGCATGGAATGCAGAAACTGAGGGGACAGGCACCGGGAGGCGTCGCGCGTACCCACCAGCACCTGAAAGAACACCACCAGCCACACCATGAAGATGCGGGCGGCATCCCCCAAGCCCAGTACCGCCATCACGACCGGGAGGAAGACGCTCTTGGGGACCGGATACGTCAGGTAGATGGCGGGTCCCGCCAGGCGGTCGGCGGCGCGCGCCTGACCGAGCACCAGCCCCAGGGGGACAGCAGTGACTGCGGCCAGGGAGAGACTGGCCACCACCCGCCACGTGGATACCGCGGTGTGGTACCCAAGGCCCTGCCCCCAGGAGCGCACCAGGGCACCCACGGCCGCTACCGGAGTAGGCAGAGCCGGGAGGGCGAGCACCGCGCTCATCACCCACCAGGTCCCCAGGAGGAACGCCAGGACGAACAGGTAGGGGAATATCCTGCGCTCACCCAACCGCGACCCTCCCCCGGTTGACGCGACGCCCTCATTCCCGCGGGCAAGATCAGGCACTGCGGGCCACCGTCCCCGGACGGCACATCTCCCGCAGCCTGGTACACAGGGCCAGGAACTGCGGCGATGCCCGGTAGCCGGGCTGCAGCGCGCCCGGGTTGCTCACCTGATGGGTGATCCGGCCGGGCCCCATCACCAGTACCTTCTGCCCCAGGAACGCAGCCTCGGCGATGTCGTGGGTCACCAGCACGGCCGTGATCTCTCCCCGCCGGAATACCTCTGCTACCAGTTCCTGCATACCCTCCCGGGTGAGGGCATCCAGGGACGAAAACGGCTCGTCCATGAGCAGGAGGTCCGGCTGCAACGCCAGGGCACGGGCGATGGCCACCCGCTGCCGCTGTCCCCCGCTGAGCTGCGCGGGAAACCGGTCCCGCAGTTCCCACAGGCCCAGTTCCCGCAGCAGCCTTTCCACCAGCGGGCGCTCCGCCGGCAGCCGTCCCCGGATCTGCAGCCCCAGAGCGGCGTTGGCCCACACTGTCTTCCAGGGGAAGAGGCCGTAGTCCTGCAGGATGAGGGCCGTCCGTTCGCGGGGACCCCGCACCGGCTGGCCGTCCACCCGCGCTTCGCCGAAGCGGGGAGGGAGGAGCCCCGCCAGGACGTGCAGCAGGGTGGTCTTGCCGCAACCGGAGGGACCGATGATGGCACAGGTACTCCCCCGGGGGATGGAAAAGGACACGCCCGCCAGCGCCACCACGGGCGGTCGCCCCGGATATTCCACGTGGAGATCCCTGACCTCGATCACTTGGCCGCCTCCGCCGCAAAGCGCCCGTCGATCAGATCCTCGTAACGCAGGGGCTGCTTGAGAAGGCCCTTCTCCCCCAGCCAGTTGAGGGCGTCTTCCACCTGCGTGCGGGTGGGCAGCACCAGACCGGGGAAGTTCAGGGTGCGGTACCAGTCCAGCACTTCCTTGGGGACACCGGCCTTCTCGGTGAGCAAATTGGAGAAAGCCATGGGGTCGGCGTTGATGTCTGCCACGGCACGGGCATATGCCCGCATCGCCTTCTTCACCTGCTCCGCCTTCTCCTCGAGCACGCTGCTCCGGAAAAGGACCACGGCCTGCGAGATGTTGTCGGCGGTGTCATCGACGACCAGGTGAGCCCCCCGCTTCTCCGCCAGGGCGGCAAAGGGATCGGGGAGGGCCGCCGCCGGCACCTTCCCCGCCATGAGCAGTTCGAAGCGCACCGGGATCTTGGCCACCGCCATGGTCTTGATCTCGTCCGCCCGGAAACCGCGGTTCCGGAGGAGCCGGGTGACCGTGTACTCGATCAGGGAGTTGGGGGAGACGGCGATCTCCTTGCCCCGGAGGTCGTCCACGGTGAGGGTGGTCCCGGGCGGGCTGAGGATGGCGATCCGCCCCTCCGTCCCTTTCGCCCCCAGGGTGAGGCTGACCACGCCCACCCGCGTTCCGCCCGCGTGGAGCAGGGCCACCGCGACCAGGTCCGCCACTGCCCCGTCGATTTCTCCTGCCGTGAGTGCGGCATCGCGTTCCGCAGCGCTGGCGAACGTCTTCAGGTTCACCGTCACGCCTTCCTGTTTGAAGTAGCCCTGACGCTCGGCCACCCAGAACGGCAGAGTGTCCTCGATGGGAATGAGTCCCAGGGTGAGGGCGGGCGGGGCGGGTGGACGTGCACATCCCGCCAGCGTGGCGCCCACAAGCGCCACCAAACATGCCCCCAAGACACACAACCGCGCGCTCACGCCCCTCACGCGCCTCACGTTGCCCACACTACTCGCACCGCTCATTGCGCCTCGTCCTCCCTCATCCTCGTCCCAGCTCGGCTTCCCTCAGCCGAGCACCGCGGACAGGGCCGTGGTAATGAAGAAGACCACGCTTATGACACCGTTCAGATCGAAAAACGCCCGGTTCAGACGGGAAAGGTCGGCGACCGACAGGATGCTGTGCTCGTACACCAGAAGGCCGGCCATGATCAGCAGTCCCAGGGCGTACCAGAATCCCGCTCCCAGCACAGGCATCACCCCCAACAGGCACAACCAGGCCACCGCGTGCACCACCACCGACCACCGCAACGCGTTCCTGACGCCGAAACGGACCGGTATGGAACGCACACCGTGCGCCCGGTCGAAATCCACGTCCGCCAGGGCGTACAGGATGTCAAAACCCGCCACCCACAACCCCGCCCCCACTCCCAAAAGGAGGGCAGCCGGATGGGCGCGGCCGGTGACCGCAATCCATCCCCCGAAGGGGGCCGCGAACTCTGCCAGGCCCAGCACGAAGTGACATCCCCAGGTTAAGCGCTTGGTGTACGGGTACACCACCAGCACCACCAGGGCAACGGGGAAAAGCTTCAGGCACAGGGGATTCAGCATCGCCGCCGCCAGGGCCAGGAGACCAAGGGACACCGTTACGAGGGCCACTACCTCGCCCGGCTTGACCAGCCCGCGGGGAAGGTGCCAGTGAGATGTGCGCGGATTCAAGGCATCCAGGGCGCGATCCACCAGCCGGTTCAGGCCCATGGCCGCCGTGCGCGCCCCCACCATGGCCACCGTCACCCAGAAGAAGTCGTGGAAGCTGGGCCAGCCCCGGGAGGCAAGGAATGTGGCGGCATACGCAAAGGGCAGGGCGAACACGGTGTGCTCCCAGCGCACCAGCTCGGCAAGGTGCACCAGCTTACGCACCAGGCCGCGCCAGGCAGAAGAAGTAGCGCTGCTAGCGGGAGCCAAGGCCGTACTCCTCCCAACGCCGGTCCACCAGTTCCCGGATCTCGGGGCTCATCTCGGCCCGGGCCGGCCAGGGACGGACCTGCCCTTCGCCGGGCCACTTGCGGGTGGCGTCTATGCCCATCTTGGTCCCGTATGCCGGGTACGGGGCGGCGTGATCCAGGGCGTCCACCGGTCCCCACACCACGGTCACGTCCCGGCCGGGGTCCACACTGGTACCCACCACCCAGGTCACCTGGCGGTAGTCGTGGACGTCCACATCCTCGTCCACCACCACCACCACTTTGGTGAGGGCCAGCAGCCCCAGCCCCCACAGCGCCGACATCACCTGGCGGGCGTGGCCGGGGTACCGCTTCCTGATAGACACGATGGCCAGATTGTGGAACACCCCTTCCACCGGCAGGTCCAGATCCACCAGGTCCGGGACCAGCAGGCGGAGCAGCGGCATGAAGATACGTTCGGTGGCCTTGCCCAACCAGGCGTCCTCCATGGGAGGGGGGCCCACCACCGTGGCCGGATACACCGGGTTGCAACGGCGCGTCAGGGCCGTGAGGTGAAACACCGGGTAGGGCTCCGGGGGCGAGTAGTACCCGGTGTGATCCCCGAAGGGCCCCTCCACCCTCTCTTCCCCCACCTCCACGTAACCTTCCAGGACGAACTCCGCTTCCGCCGGTACTTCCAGGTCCACGGTGACTGCCCTCACCAGTTCCACGGGGGCCTGGCGGAGGAAGCCAGCGAAGAGAAACTCGTCAAGCCCGGCGGGCAAAGGGGCCGTTGCTGCGTAAATGGTGGCAGGATCGCCCCCCAGGGCCACGGCCACGGGCAGCCTCTCCCCGGGCGACAGCGCTCGGGCGTGGCGGGCACCGTCCTTGTGCACGTGCCAGTGCATGCCCAGGGTGCGATCGTCGTGAACCTGCATCCGGTACATGCCCACGTTGGTCTTGCCGCTCACCGGGTCGCGCGTTATCACCAGGGGCAGGGTGAGGAAACGCCCCCCGTCACCCGGCCAGCACTGCAACACCGGCAGCTTCTCCAGAGACGGGCTCTCCTCCACCACTTCCTGGCAGGGTGCCCGGGTTACCCGGCGGGGGAAGAAAGAGGCCACCTGGGCCAGCCGCGGGAGAGCCCGCATCCTGTCCCCCCAGCTTTCCAGACGGGGCAAATCCAGCCACGATGCCAGACGCCGCCCGATTTCGTCGGGGTCGTCACCCAGGGCCAGCCTCACTCGCGACGGGGTCCCGAAGAGGTTCATGGCCACGGGGTAGGGCGACCCCCTGGCCTTTTCGAAAAGGACGGCCGGACCTCCCCGGCGCACCAGACGGGCGGCCACTTCCGCCATCTCCAGCACGGGGTCGACCTCCACCTTCACCCGGCGGAGTTCCCCCCTTCTCTCCAGCTCAGCCAGATACTCACCCAGGTTCCGGTACGCCACCGCCCCACCTCACCTCCCCCGCCGGCGGGACGCCTGCGCTGGGCCGGCATGGCCGGCCGCCGCAGAACCCGCGCCGATGCCCCGCAGGTTGTAAGCGACCAGGGCGGGAAGAGCCTCCTCCAGGTCGGGGACGTCACCCCGCACCCACGCCAGCAGTATCTCGGCGAAAGAGCCCACCCAGGCCCATGCCGCCACACGGGTATCAAGGGGCGGGATGAGCCCGGCGGCACATGCTTCCTCGAGATCCTGGGCCACGTACGCCGCAAACAGCCGATGGAGTTCGGCCAGCCTCTCCTCGCAGGATGGCAGTGCCCCGGGCGCCTGCAGAAGGGCGACTCGGGCCAGGTCCCGGTGGGCCGAAAAAGACCGCACAGCCCCCTCAAGGGACGCAGCCAGCTTGGCCACCACGTCGGGCCGGCCCTGGCGGGCCTGCACGATGCCCTCCAGCACGGCCCTGGTCCCCCGGTCGATGAGGGCCAGAAAAAGTTCCTCTTTGCTGGGGAAGTACAGGTACACCGTGCCTGTGGCAACGCCGGCCTCCTGCGCCACGTCTTTAACGGTGGTGGCAGCGTAACCCCGGGCCGCGAAAACCCGCTCCGCGGCATCCAGGATCATCGTTTCCTTCTCCAGCCGCTTCTCTGCTTCCATCTACCGCCCCGCCCCATACCCGCCGCTGCCGCTCCCTGCACCGCGCGGCTGAATGACGGTTCATTCAGTCCCAAGGCTACCACCTCAGCCTTCAGCAGTCAAGACCGTCCCTCGAAACTCAACAATAACTACGGCTACCTGTGGCACTGCTGAGACGCCGGGCGTACACCTCTCCCGACGGTTTGCGCCGGGGGATCGCACCCCGGAAGCGGGGAAAGACCATCTCCGGGCGGGCCGTGCGGCCTTACGGCAACCGGTGCCGGCCTCCGAGGTGACGAAAATCTGTCCGCTACACGAAAGATGCTACTCAACCGGCGCAGGATTCGCCGGGCGCAATACAGAATCAAGACTCGGCGACCGATCCTTCCCCTGGAGCACACCCTTGAAAGAGGTCGGTGCGGAACAGTGGCCGGTCCGTTCTTTCTTTGCCCTGCTCAGCCGGGCGGGGCTGGAAGGGGTCCGCATGCATGCCTGGGGATACTGCCGGGCGCCCGACGACGCCCGGCTGCCCCCGCCGGAGAGGGTCCGTCTGCGTGAACAGCAGTACCGGGTTGCACGGGAGCAACTGGAGTCCTTGCGGAAAAGCGGAGAGGCCGAAGTCCTGTTTCAGCACGGACTCACTCCGGGCGAACTCGAGGAACTGATCCAGTTGTGCGAGGCCCGCTTCCGGTGGAGTCTGGAACACCCCCTCTACGACTGGGAGGCGGGCCTGTCAGTAGTGGTCGCGGGGCAAAAGCCCCGGAGACGGTGAGGTGACCAGAGTGGCCGAGGCCCTGTTGTTCGACATCTTCACCTGCGCGGAAGAAGAGCGGTTTCTGTTCGAGGGGCTGGAGTATCCGTGGCAGGCCCTTCCCCTGCTGGCCGAGCGCCTGCGCGGGCGGCTTCCCCCCGGCATAGAAGTGGGAGAGGGGGTCTCCCTGGAAGGGGTTTTCTTCGATTCACCCCAGCTCTTCATCGCGCCGGGGGC encodes the following:
- a CDS encoding cobalamin B12-binding domain-containing protein, which encodes MKRPVRVLIAKPGLDSHDRGAKVVARALRDAGMEVIYTGLHQTPEQIAETAVQEDVDVVGLSILSGAHNTLVPRVVELLREKGREDVLVLVGGIIPEEDVPFLQEHGVAAVFGPGTSTEAIARFVKERLQGQECR
- a CDS encoding methylmalonyl-CoA mutase family protein, whose translation is MPDAAERKGVFTTVSGQVIKAVYRPEDIAELDYERDLGDPGQYPFVRGVYPTMYRGRLWTMRQFSGFGTAEDTNARFKYLLEHGETGLSTAFDFPTLLGYDSDHPRASGEVGKLGVAIDTLDDMERLFRGIPLGQVSTSMTINAPAAILWAMYLVVAQKQGVSWDEVSGTIQNDILKEYIAQKTFVFPPAPSMRLIVDTFEFGARHVPRWNTISISGYHIREAGATAVQELAFTLADGFAYVQAGIERGLNVDDFAPRLSFFFNAHNDLFEEVAKYRAARRIWARHMRERFAARNPRSWLMRFHTQTAGCSLTAQQPECNIVRTTVQALAAVLGGTQSLHTNSMDEALALPSEKAVRIALRTQQILAEESGVANTIDPLAGSYFVEALTNQMEEQAEEYFRRIEALGGMIRAIEAGFPQREIADSAYRYQKALETGEQVVVGVNKYVVEEKISIPILRVDPEVERRQIAHLRQVKAGRDEGVVRQCLRRLEEEARGTGNLMYPILECVRAYCTLGEMMDTLRGVFGTFREPALY
- a CDS encoding redox-sensing transcriptional repressor Rex, which produces MRRRRVPDVVVRRLAMYLRVLEELGPGDHDRFISSQELGDRAGVSAAQVRKDLALFGEFGKQGVGYQARFLRDELRRILNISRPLNVGIVGVGELGTALARYTLRRWAADQNYPFRLVALFDNDPAKVGSRIDNVEVSPSSSIPTLARELKLKIMMIAVPASAAQAVADLCVAGGVRAILNFAPCKLQVPPQVHLQQSDVSLELEQLAFYL
- a CDS encoding class I SAM-dependent methyltransferase; translated protein: MHPQSDRQSGDGGGLPRPGQEKEAFVRKLFDTIAPRYDLMNTVMTGGYVLRWQRCFAQVTFLRPGQAALDVCCGTGELALIMARQVAPGGRVVGLDFSPRMLAIARGKAAHWQATRTGRTGPGRGRHAGPGSLEFASAEGEPVEIHFVTGDALQLPFPDGSFDCAAIGFALRNVSDIPRCLAEMARVVRPGGRVVALEVCRPPSRWVRAWFYPYFYTVVPLLGLLAGFRRPVAGGPLRPYSYLPRSLAYLPDLGDLAAAFAAAGLTEVQYRVLPPGVAALHWGTVPRTRSGASGG
- a CDS encoding ABC transporter permease codes for the protein MGERRIFPYLFVLAFLLGTWWVMSAVLALPALPTPVAAVGALVRSWGQGLGYHTAVSTWRVVASLSLAAVTAVPLGLVLGQARAADRLAGPAIYLTYPVPKSVFLPVVMAVLGLGDAARIFMVWLVVFFQVLVGTRDASRCLSPQFLHSMRSLGASALDVYRHVVWPAVLPAVFTSLRVGLGTAIAVLFLAETWASQSGIGYFIMLAWTRLGWDDVFAGVLAMAALGMGLYLVLDLLERVACPWRFV
- a CDS encoding ABC transporter ATP-binding protein; this encodes MIEVRDLHVEYPGRPPVVALAGVSFSIPRGSTCAIIGPSGCGKTTLLHVLAGLLPPRFGEARVDGQPVRGPRERTALILQDYGLFPWKTVWANAALGLQIRGRLPAERPLVERLLRELGLWELRDRFPAQLSGGQRQRVAIARALALQPDLLLMDEPFSSLDALTREGMQELVAEVFRRGEITAVLVTHDIAEAAFLGQKVLVMGPGRITHQVSNPGALQPGYRASPQFLALCTRLREMCRPGTVARSA
- a CDS encoding MetQ/NlpA family ABC transporter substrate-binding protein, with the translated sequence MSGASSVGNVRRVRGVSARLCVLGACLVALVGATLAGCARPPAPPALTLGLIPIEDTLPFWVAERQGYFKQEGVTVNLKTFASAAERDAALTAGEIDGAVADLVAVALLHAGGTRVGVVSLTLGAKGTEGRIAILSPPGTTLTVDDLRGKEIAVSPNSLIEYTVTRLLRNRGFRADEIKTMAVAKIPVRFELLMAGKVPAAALPDPFAALAEKRGAHLVVDDTADNISQAVVLFRSSVLEEKAEQVKKAMRAYARAVADINADPMAFSNLLTEKAGVPKEVLDWYRTLNFPGLVLPTRTQVEDALNWLGEKGLLKQPLRYEDLIDGRFAAEAAK
- a CDS encoding UbiA-like polyprenyltransferase, with translation MRKLVHLAELVRWEHTVFALPFAYAATFLASRGWPSFHDFFWVTVAMVGARTAAMGLNRLVDRALDALNPRTSHWHLPRGLVKPGEVVALVTVSLGLLALAAAMLNPLCLKLFPVALVVLVVYPYTKRLTWGCHFVLGLAEFAAPFGGWIAVTGRAHPAALLLGVGAGLWVAGFDILYALADVDFDRAHGVRSIPVRFGVRNALRWSVVVHAVAWLCLLGVMPVLGAGFWYALGLLIMAGLLVYEHSILSVADLSRLNRAFFDLNGVISVVFFITTALSAVLG
- a CDS encoding menaquinone biosynthesis decarboxylase, which produces MAYRNLGEYLAELERRGELRRVKVEVDPVLEMAEVAARLVRRGGPAVLFEKARGSPYPVAMNLFGTPSRVRLALGDDPDEIGRRLASWLDLPRLESWGDRMRALPRLAQVASFFPRRVTRAPCQEVVEESPSLEKLPVLQCWPGDGGRFLTLPLVITRDPVSGKTNVGMYRMQVHDDRTLGMHWHVHKDGARHARALSPGERLPVAVALGGDPATIYAATAPLPAGLDEFLFAGFLRQAPVELVRAVTVDLEVPAEAEFVLEGYVEVGEERVEGPFGDHTGYYSPPEPYPVFHLTALTRRCNPVYPATVVGPPPMEDAWLGKATERIFMPLLRLLVPDLVDLDLPVEGVFHNLAIVSIRKRYPGHARQVMSALWGLGLLALTKVVVVVDEDVDVHDYRQVTWVVGTSVDPGRDVTVVWGPVDALDHAAPYPAYGTKMGIDATRKWPGEGQVRPWPARAEMSPEIRELVDRRWEEYGLGSR
- a CDS encoding TetR/AcrR family transcriptional regulator — encoded protein: MEAEKRLEKETMILDAAERVFAARGYAATTVKDVAQEAGVATGTVYLYFPSKEELFLALIDRGTRAVLEGIVQARQGRPDVVAKLAASLEGAVRSFSAHRDLARVALLQAPGALPSCEERLAELHRLFAAYVAQDLEEACAAGLIPPLDTRVAAWAWVGSFAEILLAWVRGDVPDLEEALPALVAYNLRGIGAGSAAAGHAGPAQASRRRGR